A genomic region of Sideroxydans sp. CL21 contains the following coding sequences:
- a CDS encoding response regulator transcription factor, with the protein MRILIAEDDDVLADGLCNSMRHSGYAVDCVKDGLAATLILSGEQPFDLVILDLGLPKVDGFNVLRCLREKNKQVPVIILTARDAEGDRVKGLDLGADDYMIKPFSLPELEARVRALIRRGQCGVNPVYSCGTLTFDSVGRRATINGSTLELTTRELSVLEALMLRTGWVVSKEQLLERLYSYAEEASNNAIEVYIHRLRKKIEPAGVTIRTIRGLGYVIDNLPS; encoded by the coding sequence ATGCGAATCCTGATCGCCGAAGACGATGACGTACTGGCAGACGGTTTATGCAATTCCATGCGCCATTCCGGTTACGCCGTCGACTGCGTGAAGGACGGACTGGCAGCCACCCTCATCCTCAGCGGAGAACAACCTTTCGATCTGGTGATCCTGGACTTGGGCCTGCCCAAAGTGGATGGCTTCAATGTATTGCGCTGTTTGCGCGAAAAGAACAAGCAGGTACCCGTGATCATTCTCACCGCGCGCGATGCCGAAGGCGACCGGGTCAAGGGACTCGATCTCGGCGCCGACGACTACATGATCAAACCGTTCAGCCTGCCCGAGCTCGAGGCACGGGTCCGTGCGCTGATACGACGCGGTCAATGCGGGGTAAACCCGGTCTACAGCTGCGGCACGCTGACATTCGACAGCGTCGGTCGCCGCGCAACGATCAATGGTTCCACATTGGAACTCACCACCCGCGAGTTGAGCGTTCTTGAGGCACTGATGCTGCGCACCGGCTGGGTCGTCAGCAAGGAACAGTTACTGGAGCGGCTTTACAGTTACGCGGAAGAAGCCAGCAACAACGCCATCGAAGTCTACATACATCGGTTGCGCAAAAAGATCGAGCCTGCGGGAGTGACCATCCGCACCATCCGCGGCTTGGGATACGTCATCGACAACCTG
- a CDS encoding DUF4212 domain-containing protein has protein sequence MQLKDKHKQYWQQNLRLTGVLLAIWFVVTFVVGWFARDLQSITFLGFPLSFYMSAQGALLVYVILIGYYAYRMDKLDREYGVQEKDL, from the coding sequence ATGCAGCTGAAGGATAAACACAAACAATACTGGCAGCAGAATCTCCGCCTGACCGGTGTACTGCTGGCCATCTGGTTTGTGGTTACCTTTGTGGTGGGCTGGTTTGCGCGGGATCTACAGTCCATCACTTTTCTGGGTTTTCCGCTTTCGTTTTACATGAGTGCCCAGGGAGCTTTGCTGGTCTACGTGATACTGATTGGTTATTACGCTTACCGCATGGACAAGCTGGATCGAGAGTACGGCGTGCAGGAAAAGGATCTGTGA
- a CDS encoding sodium:solute symporter family protein has product MAGPAQSRFVSQLKRYYALYTGGFIGFVVLLSILEQMGVPNKMLGYIFLGVTVLLYAGIGILSRTSDVAEYYVAGRRVPAFFNGMAVGADWMSAASFIGLAGTLYLSGYDGLAFVLGWTGGFVLVALLLAPYLRKFGQYTIPDFLGARYGGNIPRTIGVFAAILCSFTYVIAQIYGVGLITSRFTGLDFGVGVFVGLGSILVCSFLGGMRAVTWTQVAQYVILILAYMIPVVWLSVKHTGNPIPQVAYGYVLEKVTAREQVLNDPSTPDGAREAEVRSIFRQREKTVRDELAALDTAGAGYLAGEKAKLIKIVADLQAKHDTDPKVLEAANRAAADFPADVTTARSKWRREAEMDKEKSGPIMAHAEPFAGPDEATRDNKRKNFMALVLCLMVGTAALPHILMRFYTTTSVKEARHSVFWSLFFISLLYITAPALAVLAKYDVYTLLVGSSFSELPSWVSAWASVDKTLMSVTDINHDGIVQLAEITIGGDLIVLATPEIAGLPYVITALVAAGGLAAALSTADGLMLTISNSLSHDVYYKMIDPKAPTGRRLFIAKALLLGVAVFAAYITSLKPGHILFLVGAAFSLAASAFFPALALGIFWKRANKTGAVLGMLGGLFTCMFYMYITYPFFGVNAPLWWDINPISAGIFGILVGFIGVIVGSLLTAPPDKDIQNLVDHVRYPNLDSDFKPKGY; this is encoded by the coding sequence ATGGCGGGACCGGCTCAATCGCGATTCGTCTCGCAACTCAAACGTTACTATGCGCTGTACACGGGCGGCTTCATCGGCTTTGTCGTTTTGTTGTCCATCCTTGAACAAATGGGCGTGCCCAACAAGATGCTGGGCTACATCTTTCTCGGGGTGACGGTATTGCTGTATGCCGGGATCGGCATTCTGTCGAGAACCTCGGATGTTGCGGAATATTATGTGGCGGGGCGGCGTGTACCTGCTTTTTTCAACGGCATGGCGGTGGGTGCCGACTGGATGTCGGCTGCCAGCTTCATCGGTCTGGCTGGCACGCTGTATCTGTCCGGCTACGACGGCCTGGCCTTCGTGCTGGGATGGACCGGAGGGTTCGTGCTGGTGGCCTTGCTGCTGGCTCCGTACCTGCGCAAGTTCGGCCAGTACACCATCCCTGATTTTCTCGGCGCACGCTACGGCGGCAATATCCCGCGCACCATTGGCGTGTTCGCGGCGATATTGTGCTCGTTCACTTATGTGATCGCCCAAATATACGGTGTGGGACTGATCACCAGCCGTTTTACCGGACTCGATTTCGGGGTAGGCGTTTTCGTCGGCCTGGGCAGCATACTGGTGTGTTCATTCCTGGGTGGGATGCGCGCCGTGACCTGGACTCAGGTGGCGCAATACGTCATCCTGATTCTGGCCTACATGATCCCGGTGGTCTGGTTGTCCGTGAAGCACACTGGCAATCCGATTCCACAGGTTGCTTACGGCTATGTGCTGGAAAAAGTGACGGCTCGGGAACAGGTCCTGAATGACCCCTCCACGCCGGACGGCGCGCGCGAGGCTGAAGTGCGCTCCATCTTCAGGCAGCGCGAGAAAACGGTTCGGGATGAGTTGGCTGCGTTGGACACAGCAGGGGCGGGCTATCTGGCCGGAGAAAAAGCCAAGCTGATCAAAATTGTTGCCGATCTGCAGGCCAAACACGATACGGACCCAAAGGTGCTTGAAGCGGCCAATCGGGCTGCGGCCGATTTCCCGGCGGATGTCACTACTGCACGCAGCAAATGGCGACGCGAGGCGGAGATGGACAAAGAAAAGTCCGGCCCGATCATGGCGCATGCCGAACCGTTTGCGGGGCCGGATGAAGCGACGCGCGATAACAAGCGCAAGAATTTCATGGCGCTGGTGTTGTGTCTGATGGTTGGAACCGCGGCACTGCCGCATATCCTGATGCGTTTCTATACCACCACCTCGGTGAAGGAAGCGCGCCACTCGGTGTTCTGGTCCCTGTTTTTCATCTCTTTGCTCTATATCACCGCTCCCGCATTGGCGGTGCTGGCCAAGTACGATGTGTATACCCTGCTGGTGGGATCCAGTTTTTCCGAATTGCCGAGTTGGGTCTCTGCCTGGGCTTCGGTGGACAAGACGCTGATGAGCGTGACCGACATCAATCATGACGGCATTGTTCAGTTGGCCGAGATCACCATTGGTGGTGACCTGATCGTGCTGGCGACGCCGGAGATCGCAGGCCTGCCTTATGTGATCACGGCTCTGGTGGCGGCGGGCGGACTGGCCGCTGCACTGTCCACAGCCGATGGATTGATGCTGACCATTTCCAATTCGCTGTCGCATGACGTGTACTACAAGATGATCGATCCCAAGGCGCCGACCGGCCGCCGCTTGTTCATCGCCAAGGCATTGCTGCTTGGCGTGGCGGTGTTCGCGGCCTATATCACTTCGCTCAAGCCCGGCCACATCCTGTTCCTGGTTGGCGCGGCATTCTCGCTGGCCGCATCCGCGTTCTTCCCGGCCCTGGCGCTGGGCATATTCTGGAAGCGCGCCAACAAAACGGGGGCCGTCCTCGGCATGCTGGGCGGATTGTTTACCTGCATGTTCTACATGTACATCACCTATCCGTTCTTCGGAGTGAATGCCCCGCTGTGGTGGGATATCAATCCGATCTCGGCCGGGATATTCGGCATACTGGTCGGATTCATCGGCGTAATAGTCGGCAGCTTGCTGACTGCTCCGCCAGACAAGGACATACAGAATCTGGTTGACCACGTACGCTATCCAAATCTGGATAGCGATTTCAAGCCCAAGGGCTATTAA
- a CDS encoding pyruvate, water dikinase regulatory protein, protein MATQKRTVIYVSDGTGITAETLGHGLLSQFEGIEYRPLRFPFIDSEDKANECLARINDVNRREGVHPIVILTQTNQELSAILHRADAFFIDMFDSFIAPLEQELGCRYSRAMGRSHGQANPEYNARIAAMNFALAHDDGVSDTDLKSADIILVGVSRSGKTPTSLYLSLQFSLKAANYPLIPEDFERDVLPSRLQPYRDKLYGLTIAPDQLQRIRYERRPNSKYSSLENCRYEVAAAERMMRREGIKWFDTTSRSIEELAVQLMQALNLER, encoded by the coding sequence ATGGCGACTCAGAAACGTACCGTCATCTATGTGTCGGACGGCACCGGTATCACCGCAGAAACACTTGGGCACGGTTTGCTTTCGCAATTCGAAGGGATCGAATACCGGCCTTTGCGTTTTCCTTTCATCGATAGCGAAGACAAAGCCAATGAATGTCTGGCACGCATCAATGATGTGAATCGGCGGGAAGGTGTGCACCCCATTGTCATCCTGACACAGACGAATCAGGAGCTCAGCGCGATCCTGCATCGGGCCGATGCATTCTTCATCGACATGTTCGATTCCTTTATCGCCCCGCTGGAGCAGGAACTGGGTTGTCGCTACTCCCGTGCAATGGGGCGTTCGCACGGGCAGGCCAATCCTGAATACAACGCGCGTATTGCAGCCATGAATTTTGCACTGGCCCATGACGACGGCGTTTCAGATACCGATCTGAAGAGCGCCGACATCATTCTGGTGGGGGTGTCGCGCAGTGGCAAGACACCGACCAGCCTGTATTTATCCTTGCAGTTCTCACTGAAGGCGGCCAACTATCCGCTGATCCCTGAAGACTTTGAACGCGATGTCTTGCCGTCGAGGTTGCAGCCTTACCGCGACAAACTGTACGGTTTGACCATCGCTCCCGATCAGTTGCAACGCATACGCTACGAACGCCGTCCGAACAGCAAATATTCATCGCTGGAGAACTGCCGCTATGAAGTTGCGGCGGCAGAACGGATGATGCGGCGCGAAGGCATCAAATGGTTCGACACCACTTCACGTTCGATTGAAGAGTTGGCCGTGCAATTGATGCAGGCGCTCAATCTCGAACGCTAA
- a CDS encoding LysR family transcriptional regulator, with protein MDTDKKSYYKNNRLKQMRAFCEVVRTGSVTLAAQRLFLSQPSVTLQIQAMEREMGVTVFERRGPVLKLTPDGEALHSLAKPLVLGIDSLQENFAAQHGKLDSGVLNIGAGESTILYILPEAVSRFVNAHPRIQLKIDNVTGRDGLKMLRADEIDFAVGSMLDVPDDITYQPVATFDPALIVPLNHPLADHPSVTLEEISQYGLILPPRHLSTWRMVKYVFQQHNLTFTVTLEAGGWEVIKKYVELGMGISIVTDICLTGTEKLVSIPLNQYFPQRGYGLVLRKGRFLSPQARRFVEILQEVYGLEATPTQLSVRD; from the coding sequence ATGGACACCGATAAAAAGAGTTATTACAAGAACAATCGCCTTAAGCAGATGCGTGCGTTTTGCGAGGTCGTTCGAACCGGAAGCGTTACTTTAGCCGCACAAAGACTATTCCTGAGCCAACCCTCAGTGACCTTGCAGATCCAGGCAATGGAACGGGAAATGGGCGTGACAGTATTTGAGCGCCGTGGTCCAGTACTCAAGCTGACACCGGATGGCGAGGCGCTACACTCACTTGCAAAGCCTCTAGTTCTTGGTATAGACAGCCTGCAGGAAAATTTCGCGGCACAGCATGGCAAGCTGGATTCGGGCGTACTGAACATCGGTGCCGGTGAATCCACCATCCTCTACATACTGCCGGAAGCGGTCAGCCGTTTCGTCAACGCACACCCGCGCATCCAGCTCAAAATAGACAATGTCACCGGACGCGACGGGCTGAAGATGCTGCGTGCAGACGAGATTGATTTTGCCGTCGGTTCCATGCTGGATGTGCCCGACGACATCACCTATCAACCCGTGGCGACGTTCGACCCGGCCCTGATCGTCCCGCTCAATCACCCGCTGGCCGACCACCCCTCGGTCACACTGGAGGAGATCAGCCAATATGGACTGATCCTCCCGCCCCGCCATCTCTCGACCTGGCGCATGGTCAAGTACGTGTTCCAGCAGCACAACCTGACCTTTACCGTGACGCTGGAAGCGGGCGGATGGGAAGTCATCAAGAAATACGTGGAATTGGGCATGGGCATTTCCATCGTGACCGACATCTGCCTGACCGGCACCGAAAAGCTGGTGAGCATCCCGCTCAATCAATACTTCCCGCAGCGCGGTTATGGACTTGTGTTGCGCAAAGGTCGGTTCCTGTCGCCGCAGGCCAGGCGCTTCGTCGAGATACTGCAGGAAGTTTACGGTCTGGAAGCGACACCGACCCAGCTTAGCGTTCGAGATTGA
- a CDS encoding (Fe-S)-binding protein, with protein MEILNSVLVTGAFMAVLGGLLAFFLAIADKRLYVYEDPRISLVEELLPHSNCGACGTAGCRNFAERVVEGLIEPASCSVNTPDQNKKIAAMLGVAMGNVEKRVARLACAGGKHVAKMRAHYAGLSSCRAAAVAGGGGKSCAWGCLGLGDCADVCEFDAIHMDSQGLPVVDLAKCTACGDCVDICPKNLFSIHGVSHKLWMACRNEDDGDAAEAACEVACTACGRCVVDASPGLIHLERNLAVIDYARNDSASRQAIERCPTGAIVWLEGDRIGKGKSAKKIIRIEPLPVIAEA; from the coding sequence ATGGAAATTCTAAACAGCGTGCTTGTCACGGGAGCATTTATGGCCGTCTTGGGCGGCCTGTTGGCATTTTTCCTGGCCATAGCCGACAAGCGACTCTATGTATATGAAGACCCCCGCATCAGTCTGGTCGAAGAATTGCTCCCTCATTCCAATTGTGGCGCCTGTGGTACTGCAGGTTGTCGCAACTTTGCCGAGCGCGTGGTCGAAGGCCTGATCGAACCCGCCTCCTGCTCCGTCAATACTCCGGATCAAAACAAAAAGATTGCTGCCATGCTGGGCGTTGCCATGGGCAATGTCGAAAAACGCGTGGCGCGATTGGCCTGCGCCGGCGGCAAGCATGTCGCCAAGATGCGCGCCCATTACGCGGGGTTGTCTTCCTGCCGCGCCGCCGCCGTTGCGGGCGGCGGCGGCAAGAGTTGTGCCTGGGGATGTCTGGGTTTGGGCGATTGCGCCGACGTGTGCGAGTTCGATGCCATACATATGGATAGCCAGGGCCTGCCGGTGGTCGACTTGGCCAAATGCACCGCTTGTGGCGACTGCGTCGATATTTGCCCCAAGAACCTGTTCTCGATTCATGGCGTGTCCCACAAATTATGGATGGCGTGCCGCAACGAGGATGATGGTGATGCGGCAGAAGCTGCTTGCGAAGTGGCGTGCACCGCCTGCGGCCGTTGCGTGGTCGATGCGTCTCCGGGCCTGATTCATCTGGAACGCAACCTGGCCGTGATCGACTATGCCAGGAACGACAGTGCAAGCCGTCAGGCAATTGAGCGTTGCCCCACGGGCGCCATAGTTTGGCTCGAAGGCGACCGTATCGGCAAAGGCAAGTCCGCCAAAAAAATTATCCGTATCGAACCATTACCTGTCATCGCAGAAGCATAG
- a CDS encoding 2-oxoacid:acceptor oxidoreductase family protein — MLSKLKQKLMGADSGSHTQYKYPGTRDAIDGNTAVIMVEREASQAAGAYPITPSTQMGEYWAEEVAKGHLNTGGHPLIFVEPESEHAAAGVTAGMSMTGLRAVNFTSSQGLAFMHESLYAAVGKRLPYVLNLGCRAITKTTLNVHCAHDDYHCADDTGFIQVMAKNAQEAADLNMIGRKTAELALTPAIVAQDGFLTTHLIEPMMVPERELIAEYLGNADDLIDTPTPAQQMLYGPKRRRVPSNWDVDNPMQTGVVQNQDAYMQAVAAQRPYFFDHIPALFDKNAAEFHALTGRQYGRIDNYRCDDADYIILGQGSMTVQAAAVADWLRETRKIKVGVVNLTMYRPFPGDLLGQVLKGKKGVAVLERTDQPLSEDLPLMREVRSTVTKCLENGRDKTYPEYATYDSAKDMPSLYSGCYGLGSRDLQPEGLIAAVENMLPGAAHRKFYYLSVDFVRDESANPKQEIRQQELQTAYPGIKNLALRGSENPNLLPKNAIAVRMHSIGGWGAVTTGKNLAMTLFELLGWDIKANPKYGSEKKGQPTTYYLSAAPEPIRINCEYTNVDVVMSPDPQVFGHTNALEGMREGGVFIIQSNLGTAEALWETLPMQTQKYIVDKKIRVFFLDAFKIAREESSNTDLQLRMQGNAFQGAFFRASDVKERAGLSEETLFTAIENQLESKFGKKGKRIVEDNLRVVRRGYEEMHEIKPEQMIVGKRAKVVGKAAPALPVMLQQLPEGDGGISDIHRFWEQTGSFYMKGQGSDNLVDPFMGLSVIPAVTGVYRDMTGVRFEHPEWMAENCTACGNCFTQCPDSAIPGLVTTTTDVLNTAIQKIETGGRPTRFLRKFSRVIDKKLRSALDKDGLDVRALLANAITEAFAEDPTQGEDRGRLEAELNLLRAEVGGFKFATTKPYWTQKEKKEKGAGGLFSITINPYTCKGCAICVAECGDNALKMVTQTAESIETMRDDWNFWLDLPTTPPQFSRIDDLDEKVGALETLLLDKHNYQSMASGDGACLGCGEKSTIHLFTSTVTALQQPRVKKFLGKLDNLISSLENHVRMKLSSSVDLTDTQALMQAVQANKGHDLTLANLSESLLAKHPGQPIDPQWLRRVSQMLEKLKDLRWRYMEGPSKKGRAEMGIVNSTGCTSVWASTFPFNPYPFPWTSHLFQDSPSVAMGVFEGHMAKMVEGFKTVRQVEMELAGGYDPVEKDDFFARFNWEQLSDEEWHLCPPVLAMGGDGAMFDIGFQNLSRALMAGKPIKILIVDTQVYSNTGGQACTSGFISQVADMSPYGASKHGKTEKRKEISIIGMAHRTSFVTQGSLANTTHLLESFIDGLNSRRPALFNVYAVCPPEHGVGDNSAVEQSKMAVEGRAFPLFRYNPDLGVTFSECVTLEGNPALDADWPVYNLDYVDEKGVKKSMNVPMTFADFALTEGRFAKQFKKAPPETWNDNMVSLGDFLKLSEDERDGKFPFIWSVDKKNRLMRVLTSVEMVRACEERLQFWHQLKDVAGINRPQVNEEAIASRVRQELIQKLSSGLGLSSSDAPRAVVATAPAANADGYEQAWVDTPECTACDECININSKVFGYNDAKKVVVLNPKAGTYLDLVKAAEKCTAGVIHPGTPWNMNEPNLDKLKQRAAKFN, encoded by the coding sequence ATGTTAAGCAAACTCAAGCAAAAATTGATGGGCGCCGATTCCGGTAGCCATACACAATACAAGTATCCCGGTACGCGCGATGCCATCGACGGCAACACGGCCGTGATCATGGTCGAGCGCGAAGCCTCGCAGGCCGCGGGTGCTTACCCCATCACCCCGTCCACGCAAATGGGCGAATACTGGGCGGAAGAAGTCGCCAAAGGCCATTTGAATACGGGCGGTCATCCGTTGATCTTCGTTGAGCCGGAATCCGAACACGCCGCTGCCGGTGTCACCGCCGGTATGTCCATGACCGGCCTGCGCGCCGTGAACTTCACTTCGTCGCAAGGCCTGGCCTTCATGCATGAGTCGCTGTATGCCGCCGTTGGCAAGCGCCTGCCTTATGTGCTGAACCTTGGCTGCCGCGCCATTACCAAGACAACGCTGAATGTGCACTGTGCGCATGACGATTATCACTGTGCGGATGACACAGGATTTATCCAGGTGATGGCCAAGAACGCGCAGGAAGCCGCCGACCTCAACATGATCGGTCGCAAGACTGCAGAGCTGGCACTGACCCCCGCCATCGTGGCGCAGGACGGCTTCCTCACGACCCACCTCATCGAGCCGATGATGGTGCCGGAGCGTGAACTGATCGCCGAATACCTGGGCAATGCCGACGACCTGATTGATACACCGACGCCCGCGCAGCAGATGTTGTACGGACCCAAGCGCCGTCGTGTGCCATCCAACTGGGATGTGGACAATCCCATGCAAACCGGCGTGGTGCAGAATCAGGATGCCTACATGCAGGCCGTGGCTGCACAACGTCCATATTTCTTCGACCATATCCCCGCGCTGTTCGACAAGAATGCCGCAGAGTTCCATGCGCTGACCGGCCGCCAATATGGCCGTATTGACAACTACCGTTGCGACGATGCCGATTACATCATCTTGGGCCAGGGCAGCATGACCGTGCAGGCTGCAGCTGTTGCCGACTGGCTGCGCGAGACGCGCAAGATCAAGGTGGGCGTAGTCAATCTGACCATGTACCGGCCGTTCCCCGGCGATTTACTGGGCCAAGTGCTGAAAGGCAAGAAGGGCGTGGCTGTGCTGGAACGCACAGACCAGCCATTGTCTGAAGACTTGCCGTTGATGCGCGAAGTGCGCTCCACCGTGACTAAATGTCTGGAAAACGGGCGCGACAAGACTTACCCCGAGTACGCCACCTACGACAGCGCCAAGGATATGCCGTCGCTGTATTCCGGTTGCTACGGCCTGGGTTCGCGCGACCTGCAACCCGAAGGCTTGATCGCGGCAGTGGAAAACATGCTGCCCGGCGCGGCACACCGCAAGTTCTATTACCTGTCCGTGGATTTTGTACGCGACGAATCGGCCAATCCGAAGCAGGAGATCCGCCAGCAGGAATTGCAGACCGCCTATCCCGGTATCAAGAATCTGGCACTGCGCGGTTCCGAAAACCCCAACCTGTTGCCCAAGAATGCTATCGCCGTGCGTATGCACTCCATCGGCGGCTGGGGTGCGGTGACCACCGGCAAGAACCTGGCGATGACCCTGTTCGAATTGCTGGGCTGGGACATCAAGGCCAATCCGAAATACGGCTCCGAGAAGAAAGGCCAGCCGACGACTTATTATCTGTCCGCCGCGCCGGAACCCATCCGCATCAACTGCGAATACACCAACGTTGATGTGGTGATGTCGCCGGACCCGCAGGTGTTCGGCCATACCAACGCGCTGGAAGGCATGCGCGAGGGCGGCGTGTTCATCATCCAGAGCAATCTGGGCACCGCAGAAGCGCTGTGGGAAACCCTCCCCATGCAGACACAGAAATATATCGTGGACAAGAAGATCCGCGTGTTTTTCCTGGATGCATTCAAGATCGCCCGCGAAGAATCCAGCAACACCGACCTGCAATTGCGTATGCAGGGCAATGCCTTCCAGGGCGCGTTCTTCCGCGCTTCCGATGTGAAGGAGCGTGCCGGTCTCTCCGAAGAGACCCTGTTTACCGCCATTGAGAACCAGCTCGAATCCAAGTTTGGCAAGAAGGGCAAACGCATCGTCGAGGACAACCTGCGCGTGGTGCGTCGCGGCTACGAAGAAATGCACGAGATCAAGCCGGAGCAGATGATCGTGGGCAAGCGTGCCAAGGTTGTGGGCAAGGCCGCACCCGCACTACCGGTGATGCTGCAGCAACTGCCGGAAGGCGACGGCGGCATTTCCGATATCCACCGCTTCTGGGAACAGACCGGCAGCTTCTATATGAAGGGCCAGGGCTCCGACAATTTGGTCGACCCATTCATGGGCTTGTCCGTGATTCCCGCCGTGACAGGCGTGTATCGCGACATGACCGGTGTGCGTTTTGAGCATCCGGAATGGATGGCCGAGAACTGCACCGCTTGCGGCAATTGCTTCACGCAATGTCCGGATAGCGCCATTCCCGGCCTGGTTACGACCACGACAGACGTGCTCAATACCGCTATCCAGAAGATCGAGACCGGCGGGCGTCCGACGCGTTTCCTGCGCAAATTCAGCCGCGTCATCGACAAAAAACTGCGCAGCGCGCTGGACAAGGATGGCTTGGATGTTCGTGCGCTGTTGGCCAATGCCATCACCGAAGCGTTCGCGGAAGACCCGACGCAAGGCGAAGACCGTGGCCGTCTGGAAGCCGAATTGAACCTGTTGCGTGCCGAGGTCGGCGGCTTCAAGTTCGCCACCACCAAGCCGTACTGGACGCAAAAAGAGAAGAAGGAAAAAGGCGCTGGCGGACTGTTCTCGATCACCATCAATCCCTACACGTGCAAGGGCTGCGCGATCTGCGTGGCGGAGTGCGGCGACAATGCGCTGAAAATGGTCACGCAGACTGCAGAATCCATTGAGACGATGCGCGATGACTGGAACTTCTGGCTAGACCTGCCGACCACGCCGCCGCAATTCAGCCGCATCGACGATCTGGACGAAAAAGTTGGCGCACTGGAAACGCTGTTGCTGGACAAGCACAACTACCAGTCCATGGCCAGCGGCGACGGCGCCTGCCTGGGTTGCGGCGAGAAGTCGACCATTCACTTGTTTACCAGCACGGTCACTGCGCTGCAGCAACCGCGCGTGAAGAAATTCCTGGGCAAGCTGGATAACTTGATCTCCAGTTTGGAAAACCACGTACGCATGAAGCTCAGCAGCTCGGTCGATCTGACTGACACGCAAGCGCTGATGCAGGCGGTACAGGCCAACAAGGGGCACGACCTGACCTTGGCCAACCTGTCGGAAAGCCTGCTGGCAAAACATCCCGGCCAGCCTATCGACCCGCAATGGTTGCGTCGCGTGAGCCAGATGCTGGAAAAACTCAAGGACCTGCGTTGGCGCTACATGGAAGGGCCGAGCAAGAAAGGCCGGGCCGAAATGGGTATCGTCAACTCCACCGGCTGCACCTCGGTGTGGGCGTCCACTTTCCCGTTCAATCCGTATCCGTTCCCGTGGACTTCGCACCTGTTCCAGGATTCGCCATCGGTAGCGATGGGCGTGTTTGAAGGACACATGGCCAAGATGGTGGAAGGTTTCAAGACTGTGCGCCAGGTCGAGATGGAGCTTGCAGGTGGTTATGATCCGGTCGAGAAAGACGACTTCTTCGCACGCTTCAACTGGGAACAACTCAGCGACGAAGAATGGCATCTGTGTCCGCCGGTGCTGGCAATGGGCGGCGACGGTGCGATGTTCGATATCGGTTTCCAGAATTTGTCGCGTGCCCTGATGGCGGGCAAGCCGATCAAGATCCTGATCGTGGATACGCAGGTGTATTCCAACACCGGTGGACAGGCCTGTACCTCCGGCTTCATCAGCCAAGTGGCCGACATGTCGCCGTACGGCGCAAGCAAGCACGGCAAGACCGAGAAGCGCAAAGAGATCAGCATCATCGGCATGGCGCACCGCACTTCTTTTGTAACGCAGGGTTCACTGGCCAACACCACGCACTTGCTGGAAAGCTTCATCGACGGTTTGAACAGCCGCCGCCCTGCATTGTTCAACGTGTACGCAGTGTGCCCGCCTGAACACGGCGTGGGCGACAACAGCGCCGTGGAGCAAAGCAAGATGGCCGTGGAAGGGCGTGCTTTCCCGTTGTTTCGCTACAACCCGGATCTGGGCGTGACCTTCTCCGAGTGTGTCACGCTGGAAGGCAATCCGGCGCTGGACGCCGACTGGCCGGTTTACAACCTCGACTATGTGGATGAGAAGGGCGTCAAGAAATCGATGAACGTGCCCATGACGTTCGCCGATTTCGCATTGACCGAAGGCCGTTTCGCCAAGCAGTTCAAGAAGGCACCGCCGGAAACCTGGAATGACAACATGGTGTCGCTGGGTGATTTCCTCAAACTGTCCGAGGATGAACGCGACGGCAAATTCCCGTTCATCTGGTCGGTGGACAAGAAGAATCGCCTGATGCGAGTGCTGACGTCGGTGGAGATGGTGCGTGCTTGTGAAGAACGATTGCAGTTTTGGCACCAGCTCAAGGACGTGGCCGGCATCAACCGTCCGCAGGTCAACGAAGAAGCCATTGCCAGCCGCGTGCGGCAGGAGTTGATACAGAAACTGTCTTCCGGTCTCGGCCTCAGCTCCAGCGACGCGCCGCGAGCGGTCGTTGCGACAGCACCCGCCGCTAATGCGGACGGCTATGAGCAGGCCTGGGTCGACACGCCGGAATGCACGGCGTGCGACGAATGCATCAACATCAATTCAAAGGTATTTGGCTACAATGATGCGAAAAAAGTCGTCGTCCTCAACCCGAAGGCGGGCACTTATCTGGACCTGGTTAAAGCGGCAGAAAAATGCACCGCAGGCGTCATCCACCCCGGTACGCCGTGGAACATGAATGAGCCGAACCTGGACAAGCTTAAACAACGCGCAGCGAAGTTTAATTGA